In one Nicotiana sylvestris chromosome 8, ASM39365v2, whole genome shotgun sequence genomic region, the following are encoded:
- the LOC104221915 gene encoding vacuolar-processing enzyme beta-isozyme isoform X1, which translates to MGSFSFAVCVSLMLLVMVVAIPFEPKNGRRIGRLHRWWDPLIRSPVDRDDEVEDSNSVRWAVLVAGSNGYGNYRHQADVCHAYQILKRGGLKDENIVVFMYDDIAKSELNPRPGVIINHPNGSDVYAGVPKDYTGEHVTAANLYAVLLGDKSAVKGGSGKVVDSKPNDRIFLYYSDHGGPGVLGMPNMPFLYAKDFIEVLKKKHAAGTYKEMVLYIEACESGSVFEGMMPEDLNIYVTTASNADESSWGTYCPGMDPPPPPEYITCLGDLYSVAWMEDSESHNLKKETIKQQYEKVKERTSNFNNYNAGSHVMEYGSKEIKPEKVYLYQGFDPATANLPANKIDFAHLEVVNQRDADLLFLWERYKKLADNSLEKAKLRKEITDTMLHRQHLDGSVDAIGVFLFGPTEGSSVLNSVRKPGLPLVDDWDCLKSTVRLFELHCGSLTQYGMKHMRAFANICNNGVSRDAMEEAFMAACNEHKIEEYTAADRGFSA; encoded by the exons atggggTCCTTTAGTTTTGCAGTATGTGTTAGCTTAATGTTGCTGGTTATGGTGGTTGCTATTCCTTTTGAACCCAAAAATGGCAGAAGGATAGGGCGGCTGCACCGCTGGTGGGACCCCTTAATACGATCGCCGGTAGATCGTGATGATGAGGTGGAAGACAGCAATAGTGTTCGTTGGGCAGTTCTTGTTGCTGGTTCAAATGGATACGGAAATTATCGGCATCAG GCAGATGTATGTCATGCTTACCAGATTTTGAAAAGAGGAGGATTGAAAGATGAGAACATAGTTGTATTCATGTATGATGACATTGCCAAAAGTGAGCTGAATCCAAGGCCTGGAGTCATAATCAATCATCCAAATGGCAGTGATGTCTATGCTGGTGTGCCAAAG GACTACACTGGTGAGCATGTCACTGCTGCGAATCTGTATGCTGTGCTTCTTGGTGATAAGAGTGCTGTGAAAGGTGGAAGTGGGAAGGTCGTCGATAGTAAACCGAATGACAGAATATTTCTCTATTACTCTGATCATGGTGGTCCAGGGGTCCTCG GGATGCCAAACATGCCTTTTCTTTATGCCAAAGATTTTATTGAGGTATTGAAAAAGAAACATGCAGCAGGGACCTACAAAGAAATG GTCCTCTACATTGAAGCTTGTGAGAGCGGGAGTGTTTTTGAGGGTATGATGCCTGAAGACTTGAACATTTATGTGACAACAGCATCAAATGCCGACGAGAGCAGCTGGGGGACGTATTGCCCAGGAATGGATCCTCCACCTCCACCGGAATATATCACATGTTTGGGAGACTTGTATAGTGTTGCATGGATGGAGGATAG TGAGTCTCATAACCTGAAGAAGGAAACAATAAAACAACAGTACGAGAAG GTGAAGGAAAGAACTTCCAACTTCAACAACTATAATGCTGGATCTCATGTTATGGAATATGGAAGCAAAGAAATTAAGCCAGAGAAAGTATATCTGTACCAAGGATTTGATCCTGCCACTGCGAATCTTCCTGCAAACAAGATTGATTTTGCGCACTTGGAGGTTGTCAACCAGAGGGATGCTGATCTTCTGTTCTTATGGGAGAGA TACAAGAAGCTAGCAGACAATTCATTGGAGAAGGCCAAGCTTCGGAAAGAGATAACGGACACAATGCTGCATAGACAACATCTAGACGGGAGCGTAGATGCAATTGGAGTCTTTCTTTTCGGCCCAACAGAGGGTTCCTCTGTTCTCAACTCTGTTAGAAAACCTGGTTTACCCCTCGTTGATGATTGGGATTGCCTAAAATCGACG GTTCGCCTTTTCGAGCTACATTGTGGCTCGCTAACACAATACGGGATGAAGCACATGAGAGCATTTGCAAACATTTGCAACAATGGAGTGTCTAGAGATGCTATGGAGGAAGCTTTTATGGCTGCTTGCAATGAGCATAAGATAGAGGAGTATACCGCTGCCGACCGGGGCTTCAGCGCTTGA
- the LOC104221915 gene encoding vacuolar-processing enzyme isoform X2: MLLVMVVAIPFEPKNGRRIGRLHRWWDPLIRSPVDRDDEVEDSNSVRWAVLVAGSNGYGNYRHQADVCHAYQILKRGGLKDENIVVFMYDDIAKSELNPRPGVIINHPNGSDVYAGVPKDYTGEHVTAANLYAVLLGDKSAVKGGSGKVVDSKPNDRIFLYYSDHGGPGVLGMPNMPFLYAKDFIEVLKKKHAAGTYKEMVLYIEACESGSVFEGMMPEDLNIYVTTASNADESSWGTYCPGMDPPPPPEYITCLGDLYSVAWMEDSESHNLKKETIKQQYEKVKERTSNFNNYNAGSHVMEYGSKEIKPEKVYLYQGFDPATANLPANKIDFAHLEVVNQRDADLLFLWERYKKLADNSLEKAKLRKEITDTMLHRQHLDGSVDAIGVFLFGPTEGSSVLNSVRKPGLPLVDDWDCLKSTVRLFELHCGSLTQYGMKHMRAFANICNNGVSRDAMEEAFMAACNEHKIEEYTAADRGFSA, translated from the exons ATGTTGCTGGTTATGGTGGTTGCTATTCCTTTTGAACCCAAAAATGGCAGAAGGATAGGGCGGCTGCACCGCTGGTGGGACCCCTTAATACGATCGCCGGTAGATCGTGATGATGAGGTGGAAGACAGCAATAGTGTTCGTTGGGCAGTTCTTGTTGCTGGTTCAAATGGATACGGAAATTATCGGCATCAG GCAGATGTATGTCATGCTTACCAGATTTTGAAAAGAGGAGGATTGAAAGATGAGAACATAGTTGTATTCATGTATGATGACATTGCCAAAAGTGAGCTGAATCCAAGGCCTGGAGTCATAATCAATCATCCAAATGGCAGTGATGTCTATGCTGGTGTGCCAAAG GACTACACTGGTGAGCATGTCACTGCTGCGAATCTGTATGCTGTGCTTCTTGGTGATAAGAGTGCTGTGAAAGGTGGAAGTGGGAAGGTCGTCGATAGTAAACCGAATGACAGAATATTTCTCTATTACTCTGATCATGGTGGTCCAGGGGTCCTCG GGATGCCAAACATGCCTTTTCTTTATGCCAAAGATTTTATTGAGGTATTGAAAAAGAAACATGCAGCAGGGACCTACAAAGAAATG GTCCTCTACATTGAAGCTTGTGAGAGCGGGAGTGTTTTTGAGGGTATGATGCCTGAAGACTTGAACATTTATGTGACAACAGCATCAAATGCCGACGAGAGCAGCTGGGGGACGTATTGCCCAGGAATGGATCCTCCACCTCCACCGGAATATATCACATGTTTGGGAGACTTGTATAGTGTTGCATGGATGGAGGATAG TGAGTCTCATAACCTGAAGAAGGAAACAATAAAACAACAGTACGAGAAG GTGAAGGAAAGAACTTCCAACTTCAACAACTATAATGCTGGATCTCATGTTATGGAATATGGAAGCAAAGAAATTAAGCCAGAGAAAGTATATCTGTACCAAGGATTTGATCCTGCCACTGCGAATCTTCCTGCAAACAAGATTGATTTTGCGCACTTGGAGGTTGTCAACCAGAGGGATGCTGATCTTCTGTTCTTATGGGAGAGA TACAAGAAGCTAGCAGACAATTCATTGGAGAAGGCCAAGCTTCGGAAAGAGATAACGGACACAATGCTGCATAGACAACATCTAGACGGGAGCGTAGATGCAATTGGAGTCTTTCTTTTCGGCCCAACAGAGGGTTCCTCTGTTCTCAACTCTGTTAGAAAACCTGGTTTACCCCTCGTTGATGATTGGGATTGCCTAAAATCGACG GTTCGCCTTTTCGAGCTACATTGTGGCTCGCTAACACAATACGGGATGAAGCACATGAGAGCATTTGCAAACATTTGCAACAATGGAGTGTCTAGAGATGCTATGGAGGAAGCTTTTATGGCTGCTTGCAATGAGCATAAGATAGAGGAGTATACCGCTGCCGACCGGGGCTTCAGCGCTTGA